The Paenibacillus mucilaginosus 3016 genome includes the window GCTGCCTCCAGAACAGCTGGAGGGCATCGCTGGACGCATAGATCCTTCCGTCCCGGTCGAACAGGTGCACGAGCATGTCATTGGCCAGATAGCGGGCCTTCTCCGCCATATACCGGCCAAGCTCCAGGGGGTCCGGGAACGGACCGCCTTTTGCCGGAGCCGTCAGAGCATCCTGCACCCGGGGATCGAACGCCAGCATCTGCGAGAACTGGTCGTACTGACGCAGGAGCACGTCGATCTTGGCGGAGAGCTGCTCGACCGACTCCTGCGTATACCCTGCCGTCCGGTTCATGACCAGCTGGGAGGTCAGGCGGTAGTTGAACATGTTGGTTAAGGCGATCACAAGCACCGCTATGACGAACATCCCGGCCAGCAGCTGCACGAAGATCGGCAGGGGCCGCCCCAGAAGCCGCATCTGTCTCACCTCTCCTCCGGTGCCGGATGACCTGCATTCGCAGGGTCCTTACCGGTATATGTTGAATATCCGGCCGCTGTCCCTCCGGAGAAGAACGCAGTTTCGGCCGACAGCATGCTTGGGTCAATTTATAGGTATGCGCTTTCATTTGTGTGGTTAAGAAAACCGGAGGCAGACTTCTCCCCCGGCCTGATCCAGCCTATGCTTCCTTTCGCTCCAGGAATCTTACTTCCCAAGGAACGACTCCAGCATCCAGACATGCTTCTCAAGCGAGCTGTGGATCGCGAGCAGCATATCGCCTGTCGTCTCGTCGCCCACCTTCTCCGCGAGCGCCATGCCTTCCTTCAGCTCCCCGATCACGATGCCGAAGTCCGATACGATCGACGCCACCATCGCTTCGGCACTCTCGCCGCCGTTCGCCTCGCGTACGCTTGCCTTCTCCAGAATTTCGCGCATGGTGGCTACCGGCTCGCCCTTCAGAGCCAGCAGTCTCTCCGCGAGATTGTCCACGTGCAGAGCCGCTTCCGTGTAGAGCTCTTCGAATTTCGTATGTAGGGTGAAGAATTGAGGACCTTTTACGTACCAATGGAAGTTGTGCAGCTTGATGTACAGCAGGCTCCAGTTGGCGATCTGTGTGTTAAGCACCTCGGTCAGGTTCTGGGACATAGCAAAGAATCCTCCTCGTCATTTTCTTCCAATCGTCGTACCTCAAACTAAGCATATCACACTACGGAAGGTGCGTATATTGTTCTTCCGTCCCTTGTCCGGCGCGCCCTTTCCGCTCTCGGGGGAACATTCTGTCCCTTCGGCCCGGAAGCTGTCGAACAGTGGGAATATTTGTTTCCACGTGGAACAATGCTTCGGCATCTTTCTTCCTGAACCCTCTTACTATGGCAGAATTCGCCTCGGTTTATCCGCCGGACGCCGGGATCTGACGCACCTCTTCCCGCCGTTTGAAACCAAGCGTGGTCATGGAAAATAAACGCCTGTGCCGTCTAGGGCGAGGTGCGTATAACTTTCCGACATGCCAAAAAAGGCCCCCGTTTCCCAAGAAACGAAGGCCTCTCTATTATCGCTGCAATCAGCTGTATCGGGAGATAAGCTCGCGAAGCTCGCCCGCAACCGACTGGGCGCCGCGGCGCAGCTCGCTGCCCGGAATCGTGAAGCGCACGAAGCTCTCGTCGGTCTCCATCGCTTCCGCGAAGAGGCCCATGAGGCCGCGCGCCTTGCGGTCGATCTGCAGGAAGAGCTCCAGGTCGTCGCCCTTCTTGAAGAAGAGCACTTCGAGCTCGTCAAGCTGGCCGCGGAAGTGGTTCGTCGGCACGAACTCGAACTCCTGCACGAACGGCAGGTGTCCCCCGAGCCGCGGCGCATAATCATTCGTCACCTCGCGGAGCCGGAAGCCGAGAATGTCGAGGGCATCCAGAACCGTCTGCATGTGCCCGTAAGGAACGATTTCGATGTGGTCCCGATCCGTCGGGTCGACCGCGTTTGCGATATCGAGCCCGGTTTCGATCCAGACGTTCGCCCCTCTCAAGGAGATCGGCGCGTAGTCCGGGATGATGAAGGAGAACGGAATTTCGCGGCGCTCTCCCGCTTGGACGAGGAAGCCCTCGGTGACGCGGATCTTGGCCACTTCGGCCGTCTTGCGCACCTTCTGATCGTTCTCTTCCTTGATGTACTGCGTTTTGATATAAATATAGATCGAGTCGACCTGCTGCTCGGTTTGTCCGCCCTGAATCACCACGACGCCGCTCAGTTCGCCTCCGACCGTCACCTGCGCGTTATGCAGCTGGGTATCCACCTTCGCCGATCCGATCCCCACGCTGGCCAGCACTTTCTTGAAAAACGACATTCCATCCGCCTCCTTAGCATCTTGGCTCCTTCGAGCCGCATATCCCTTCTTACGCAGGGGTCCTCCGGCGGTTTCAGCCCCTCAGCAGGATTCTCCCCGTTTCTTGACGGCCCGGTAGCCCCGGCGTACGGCATCCATCACGAAGTCCGGCACCGGAATGCGGTGGAGCAGGGGCACCCGGAGATAGAAGCGTTCGTAGGCCTTTTTGAGATCGCTCCACATCCGGCATTCGTCGGTTTTGAGAAAATCCGAGACATCGACCACCATCCCGCGGCCTTCCTTCATCATCACGTTCTTCCCGTGCACATCGTGAGGCCTCAGCCCCCGGGCCGCCGCATAAGCCAGGGCTTCATCGATATCATCGATCACCCGGCGCGGAATCGGAATGCCCTTGCGCACGCAGTCATAGAGGGTGACGCCCTCGAGGCGCCGCAGCACCAGGTAGCTCCCCCCGTAATGGTAGCATTCGGAGTACGCCGGATGCCGGCCGAGCCGCCGGTACACCTCCGCCTCCTCCTGAAGGCCGGGGCGCCCGGGAGCATAGATCTTGATGACAAGGCGCGGATAGTCCGGATGCGATACCACCACAGCATAATTGCCTGCGCCGACCAGCTTCCACGGCTTCGGCAGCCGGTGGACGACGACCGGCTCATGCAGGCGCTCGCTGGCGACGGACAGCCCGGGCAGCAGCTCGCTCTCGATCCGGTCGATCAAAGCGGAGAAGTGGCCGTCCGCCCCATAGGTCATGGACTTATCCCCCATAGAAGCCGGCCGCACTTCCCTTCACCCCGGGACGCGCCCGGAACAATCCGCCGGCCTGCGGCTGCTCCGCCAGCTGCTCGTCCGGAATCCAGCTTCGGGCGGTCGTGATGTAGAGCTCGCTGTAGTCCTCGCCGCCGAAAGCGCAGGAAGTCACCTGGGCCGCCGGGACCGGGATGCGTCCGATCCGCTCGCCCGTCTGCGGATTCCAGCGGGACACCTGCCAGCCGCCCCACTCGGCGATCCACAGCATGCCCTCGTTATCGACCGTCATCCCGTCGGGGAATCCCTTCTCCCCCTCATAGGAGATGACCGTACGGCGGTTCGAGATCCCCCCGGTCTCCCCATCATAATCGAACGCGTCCACCCGGCGGGTCGGCGTATCGATGTAATACATCGTGCGGTTGTCCGGGCTC containing:
- a CDS encoding Dps family protein translates to MSQNLTEVLNTQIANWSLLYIKLHNFHWYVKGPQFFTLHTKFEELYTEAALHVDNLAERLLALKGEPVATMREILEKASVREANGGESAEAMVASIVSDFGIVIGELKEGMALAEKVGDETTGDMLLAIHSSLEKHVWMLESFLGK
- a CDS encoding sporulation protein, which codes for MSFFKKVLASVGIGSAKVDTQLHNAQVTVGGELSGVVVIQGGQTEQQVDSIYIYIKTQYIKEENDQKVRKTAEVAKIRVTEGFLVQAGERREIPFSFIIPDYAPISLRGANVWIETGLDIANAVDPTDRDHIEIVPYGHMQTVLDALDILGFRLREVTNDYAPRLGGHLPFVQEFEFVPTNHFRGQLDELEVLFFKKGDDLELFLQIDRKARGLMGLFAEAMETDESFVRFTIPGSELRRGAQSVAGELRELISRYS
- a CDS encoding serine/threonine protein kinase, yielding MTYGADGHFSALIDRIESELLPGLSVASERLHEPVVVHRLPKPWKLVGAGNYAVVVSHPDYPRLVIKIYAPGRPGLQEEAEVYRRLGRHPAYSECYHYGGSYLVLRRLEGVTLYDCVRKGIPIPRRVIDDIDEALAYAAARGLRPHDVHGKNVMMKEGRGMVVDVSDFLKTDECRMWSDLKKAYERFYLRVPLLHRIPVPDFVMDAVRRGYRAVKKRGESC